The Oncorhynchus masou masou isolate Uvic2021 chromosome 31, UVic_Omas_1.1, whole genome shotgun sequence genome includes a region encoding these proteins:
- the LOC135524450 gene encoding interleukin-34-like isoform X1 codes for MCQPTTWLLGGLFGLMWVIPVLMTPTTLAQCKSLKTLETKLTDRRRNFKHNFPINYTIRVHYEEIFKLCNISRLLFLLLSRFPLRHFISVLSLQRVRVVDLEEGDLQGVWLLVNQEVLKRILRVLPERHPSYKYTSDLEDLFRKIQQVFPPQSDEREPPERIEEIYNRVKEPNSKGWRFVTPKSLLDNCYRTMHCLFKNCFPSEDGEQDYCSTLHWRKGRKRQLQETRGGR; via the exons ATGTGCCAGCCAACAACCTGGCTCCTGGGTGGGCTATTCG GTTTGATGTGGGTAATACCGGTTTTGATGACACCCACAACATTGGCCCAGTGCAAGTCGTTGAAGACATTGGAAACAAAACTCACCGACAGAAGACGTAACTTT AAGCACAATTTCCCCATTAATTACACCATCAGAGTTCACTATGAAGAGATCTTCAAACTCTGCAACATCAGCAGGCTG CTGTTCCTCCTCCTATCCCGCTTCCCACTACGTCACTTTATCTCTGTTCTGTCCCTCCAGAGGGTGAGGGTGGTGGATCTGGAGGAGGGGGACCTGCAGGGTGTGTGGCTGTTGGTCAACCAGGAGGTGTTGAAGAGAATCTTGAGGGTCCTGCCAGAGAGACATCCCTCCTACAAGTACACCTCCGATCTGGAAGATCTCTTCAGGAAGATCCAGCAGGTGTTCCCACCACAGAGTGATGAG AGAGAGCCCCCAGAGCGAATAGAGGAGATCTACAATAGAGTGAAGGAGCCCAACTCAAAAGGGTGGAGGTTCGTGACCCCCAAATCCCTGTTGGATAACTGCTATAGAACAATGCACTGTCTCTTCAAAAACTGCTTTCCCAGTGAAGATGGAGAGCAAGACT
- the LOC135524450 gene encoding interleukin-34-like isoform X3, giving the protein MCQPTTWLLGGLFGLMWVIPVLMTPTTLAQCKSLKTLETKLTDRRRNFKHNFPINYTIRVHYEEIFKLCNISRLLFLLLSRFPLRHFISVLSLQRVRVVDLEEGDLQGVWLLVNQEVLKRILRVLPERHPSYKYTSDLEDLFRKIQQVFPPQSDEREPPERIEEIYNRVKEPNSKGWRL; this is encoded by the exons ATGTGCCAGCCAACAACCTGGCTCCTGGGTGGGCTATTCG GTTTGATGTGGGTAATACCGGTTTTGATGACACCCACAACATTGGCCCAGTGCAAGTCGTTGAAGACATTGGAAACAAAACTCACCGACAGAAGACGTAACTTT AAGCACAATTTCCCCATTAATTACACCATCAGAGTTCACTATGAAGAGATCTTCAAACTCTGCAACATCAGCAGGCTG CTGTTCCTCCTCCTATCCCGCTTCCCACTACGTCACTTTATCTCTGTTCTGTCCCTCCAGAGGGTGAGGGTGGTGGATCTGGAGGAGGGGGACCTGCAGGGTGTGTGGCTGTTGGTCAACCAGGAGGTGTTGAAGAGAATCTTGAGGGTCCTGCCAGAGAGACATCCCTCCTACAAGTACACCTCCGATCTGGAAGATCTCTTCAGGAAGATCCAGCAGGTGTTCCCACCACAGAGTGATGAG AGAGAGCCCCCAGAGCGAATAGAGGAGATCTACAATAGAGTGAAGGAGCCCAACTCAAAAGGGTGGAG